The following proteins come from a genomic window of Streptomyces liliiviolaceus:
- a CDS encoding TerC family protein: MDVSVTLWVLTIVGLAALIAVDFFIGRKPHDVSIKEAGIWTVVWIVLAALFGLGLLLFSGGQPAGEFFAGFITEKSLSVDNLFVFVLIMAKFAVPTQYQQRVLLIGVLIALVLRAVFIAAGAAILASFAWVFYIFGAFLIYTAWKLIQEARADDEDEEFEENRLLKAAERRFGVADRYHGTKLWIQENGKRVMTPMLVVMLAIGTTDVLFALDSIPAIFGLTQDPYIVFTANAFALMGLRQLYFLIGGLLRKLVHLSYGLSVILGFIGIKLVLHALHESGVHVPEISIPVSLGVICGVLVITTITSLMASKKQAAAEAQQTEGPQKGDGSQKDSIDV; encoded by the coding sequence GTGGATGTTTCCGTGACCCTTTGGGTCCTGACGATCGTGGGCCTAGCAGCCCTCATCGCGGTCGATTTCTTTATCGGCCGCAAGCCGCACGACGTATCCATCAAGGAAGCCGGGATCTGGACGGTCGTCTGGATCGTCCTGGCCGCGCTGTTCGGACTCGGACTGCTGCTCTTCTCCGGCGGCCAGCCCGCCGGTGAGTTCTTCGCCGGCTTCATCACCGAGAAGTCGCTGAGCGTCGACAACCTCTTCGTCTTCGTCCTGATCATGGCGAAGTTCGCGGTGCCCACGCAGTACCAGCAGCGCGTACTGCTGATCGGTGTGCTCATTGCCCTCGTCCTGCGCGCGGTCTTCATCGCCGCGGGTGCCGCGATCCTGGCGAGCTTCGCGTGGGTCTTCTACATCTTCGGCGCGTTCCTCATCTACACCGCGTGGAAGCTGATCCAGGAAGCCCGCGCCGACGACGAGGACGAGGAGTTCGAGGAGAACCGGCTGCTCAAGGCTGCCGAGCGCCGCTTCGGTGTCGCCGACCGATACCACGGCACCAAGCTGTGGATCCAGGAGAACGGCAAGCGGGTCATGACCCCGATGCTGGTCGTGATGCTCGCGATCGGCACCACCGACGTGCTCTTCGCACTCGACTCGATCCCCGCGATCTTCGGCCTCACGCAGGACCCGTACATCGTGTTCACGGCCAACGCGTTCGCGCTCATGGGCCTGCGACAGCTGTACTTCCTCATCGGCGGACTGCTCAGGAAGCTGGTCCACCTCAGCTACGGCCTGTCGGTCATCCTCGGATTCATCGGCATCAAGCTGGTGCTGCACGCGCTGCACGAGTCCGGCGTCCATGTCCCGGAGATCTCCATCCCCGTCTCCCTCGGCGTGATCTGCGGTGTCCTCGTGATCACCACGATCACCAGCCTCATGGCCTCCAAGAAGCAGGCTGCCGCAGAGGCGCAGCAGACCGAAGGCCCTCAGAAGGGCGACGGGTCCCAGAAGGACAGCATCGACGTCTGA
- the fdhA gene encoding formaldehyde dehydrogenase, glutathione-independent, with amino-acid sequence MSGNRAVAYLKPGAVEVRTIDHPTLELQDGPGVASANIGRKCRHGVILKVLASNICGSDQHMVRGRTTAPEGLVLGHEITGEVIERGPDVEFLEVGDIVSVPFNIACGRCRNCKERKTGICLNVNPARPGAAYGYVDMGGWVGGQAEYAMIPYADFNLLRFPDRDQAREKLLDLTMLSDIFPTGFHGAVSAGAGVGSTVYVAGAGPVGLAAAASAQLLGAAVVIVGDLNAERLAQARSFGCETVDVSQGDVGEQIDQILGEPEVDVAVDAVGFEARAHGPDAPEAPATVLNSLMGLTRAGGSLGIPGLYVTDDPGGVDQDARTGTLKVRLGLGWAKSHRFTTGQCPVMQYHRGLMKAILHERVHIAKAVNATVIGLEDAPRGYAEFDQGASRKYVLDPHGALTGVRPV; translated from the coding sequence ATGAGCGGGAACAGGGCAGTCGCGTACCTGAAGCCGGGCGCGGTGGAAGTCAGGACCATCGACCATCCGACGCTCGAACTGCAGGACGGACCAGGGGTGGCCTCCGCGAACATCGGCCGCAAGTGCCGGCACGGAGTCATCCTGAAGGTACTCGCCAGCAACATCTGCGGCAGCGACCAGCACATGGTGCGCGGCCGTACGACCGCGCCCGAGGGGCTCGTCCTCGGGCACGAAATCACCGGAGAGGTCATCGAGCGGGGCCCGGACGTCGAGTTCCTCGAAGTCGGGGACATCGTCTCGGTGCCCTTCAACATCGCCTGCGGGCGGTGCCGCAACTGCAAGGAGCGCAAGACCGGCATCTGTCTGAACGTCAACCCGGCCCGTCCCGGGGCGGCCTACGGCTATGTCGACATGGGCGGCTGGGTCGGCGGTCAGGCGGAGTACGCGATGATCCCGTACGCGGACTTCAATCTGCTGCGGTTCCCCGACCGGGACCAGGCGCGGGAGAAACTGCTCGATCTGACCATGCTGTCGGACATCTTCCCGACGGGCTTCCACGGCGCGGTGAGCGCGGGCGCCGGGGTCGGCTCGACGGTGTACGTGGCCGGTGCGGGGCCGGTCGGTCTCGCCGCCGCCGCATCGGCGCAGCTGCTCGGCGCCGCCGTCGTCATCGTCGGCGACCTCAACGCCGAACGCCTCGCGCAGGCCAGGAGCTTCGGCTGCGAGACGGTCGACGTCAGCCAGGGCGACGTGGGCGAGCAGATCGACCAGATCCTGGGCGAGCCGGAGGTGGACGTGGCCGTCGACGCGGTCGGCTTCGAGGCGCGGGCCCACGGCCCCGACGCCCCGGAGGCACCCGCCACGGTCCTCAACTCGCTGATGGGCCTCACGCGCGCGGGCGGCTCGCTGGGCATCCCGGGTCTGTACGTCACGGACGATCCCGGTGGGGTCGACCAGGACGCGCGGACCGGCACGCTCAAGGTGCGGCTCGGTCTGGGGTGGGCGAAGAGCCACCGCTTCACCACAGGTCAGTGTCCGGTGATGCAGTACCACCGGGGGCTGATGAAGGCGATCCTCCACGAGCGGGTGCACATCGCCAAGGCCGTCAACGCGACGGTGATCGGTCTGGAGGACGCGCCGCGCGGCTACGCCGAGTTCGACCAGGGCGCCAGCCGTAAGTACGTCCTCGACCCGCATGGCGCGCTGACCGGCGTACGGCCTGTCTGA
- a CDS encoding pseudouridine-5'-phosphate glycosidase: protein MVSEEVREALATGRPVVALESTIIAHGLPRPRNLQIALELEDAVRQEGAVPATIAVLDGQPRVGLDKEQVERIANEDGIRKLGHRDLPLAIATGASGATTVSATALLAAQAGVRVFATGGLGGVHREWTLTQDESADLGLLARTRITVVCAGVKSILDVPATLQRLETLGVAVAGYGTDRFPGFYLSDSGHPVEWTLESPGEVAGVMRAQDTLDGPAAALIVANPVPQAQQLDPALHARVLADALHACEAEGVSGQAVTPFLLDHLVRHTDGASLEANLAAVRGNVRLAGRIAAAWAQV, encoded by the coding sequence ATGGTGTCCGAAGAGGTTCGGGAGGCGCTCGCCACGGGTCGGCCCGTGGTGGCGCTGGAGTCCACGATCATCGCGCACGGGCTGCCGCGTCCGCGCAATCTCCAGATAGCGCTGGAGCTGGAGGACGCCGTACGCCAGGAGGGCGCCGTTCCGGCGACGATCGCCGTGCTCGACGGGCAGCCCCGGGTGGGCCTCGACAAGGAGCAGGTGGAGCGGATCGCCAACGAGGACGGCATCCGCAAGCTGGGACATCGCGATCTGCCCCTGGCGATCGCCACCGGGGCCAGCGGGGCGACCACGGTGTCGGCGACGGCCCTGCTGGCCGCGCAGGCCGGGGTGCGGGTGTTCGCCACGGGCGGCCTCGGAGGCGTACATCGGGAATGGACACTGACGCAGGACGAGTCCGCCGACCTGGGGCTCCTCGCACGGACCCGGATCACCGTGGTGTGCGCGGGAGTAAAGTCGATCCTGGACGTGCCTGCGACGCTGCAGCGCCTGGAGACGCTGGGCGTCGCGGTCGCGGGATACGGCACGGACCGTTTTCCCGGCTTCTATCTCTCGGACTCCGGACACCCGGTGGAGTGGACGCTGGAGTCGCCGGGCGAGGTCGCGGGCGTCATGCGCGCGCAGGACACGCTGGACGGGCCGGCGGCGGCACTGATCGTCGCCAATCCCGTGCCCCAGGCGCAGCAGTTGGACCCTGCACTGCACGCGCGCGTGCTCGCCGACGCGCTGCACGCGTGCGAGGCGGAGGGTGTGAGCGGCCAGGCGGTCACGCCGTTCCTGCTCGACCACCTGGTGCGCCACACCGACGGGGCGTCGCTTGAGGCCAATCTGGCGGCCGTACGCGGCAACGTACGGCTCGCGGGGCGGATCGCGGCGGCCTGGGCACAGGTGTGA
- a CDS encoding glycerophosphodiester phosphodiesterase, with amino-acid sequence MHARAAAATTTALLGAAVVLPAPFAHAAVSTDQPLVIAHRGASAQAPENTLAAIDRAARLGFTWVENDVQRTKDGKLVVIHDDSLARTTDVEEVFPDRAPWKVKDFTAKEIARLDAGSWFSARYKGARVPTLKQYMNRVSHNHQKLVLEIKNPELYPGIERETLKTLSNEGWLGPAHVRRKLVIQSFSADSVRKVHALRPDIKTGFLGTPSVAELPAYARFADQINSSHTTISLGYVAAIHALEGPHGKPLEIFTWTVDTAADTRRVTGLGVNGIITNKPDVVRKALRED; translated from the coding sequence ATGCACGCGCGCGCTGCCGCCGCCACGACCACCGCGCTCCTGGGAGCCGCCGTCGTTCTCCCCGCCCCCTTCGCTCACGCAGCCGTGAGCACCGACCAGCCCCTGGTCATCGCACACCGCGGAGCTTCGGCCCAAGCCCCCGAGAACACCCTCGCCGCCATCGACCGGGCGGCCCGTCTCGGCTTCACCTGGGTCGAGAACGACGTCCAGCGCACCAAGGACGGCAAGCTCGTCGTGATCCACGACGACAGCCTGGCCCGTACGACCGATGTGGAGGAGGTCTTCCCCGACCGGGCCCCCTGGAAGGTGAAGGACTTCACCGCGAAGGAGATCGCCCGCCTGGACGCGGGCAGCTGGTTCAGCGCCCGCTACAAGGGCGCTCGCGTTCCGACGCTGAAGCAGTACATGAACCGGGTCTCGCACAACCATCAGAAGCTCGTCCTGGAGATCAAGAACCCCGAGCTGTACCCGGGCATCGAGCGGGAGACCCTCAAGACCCTCAGCAACGAGGGCTGGCTGGGCCCGGCCCATGTGCGGCGCAAGCTGGTGATCCAGAGCTTCAGCGCGGACAGTGTGCGCAAGGTGCACGCCCTGCGTCCCGACATCAAGACGGGTTTCCTGGGCACCCCCTCGGTCGCGGAGCTGCCCGCGTACGCGCGGTTCGCCGACCAGATCAACTCGTCGCACACGACGATCTCCCTCGGATACGTCGCCGCGATCCACGCGCTCGAAGGGCCGCACGGCAAGCCGCTGGAGATCTTCACCTGGACCGTCGACACCGCTGCGGACACACGGCGTGTCACGGGTCTCGGTGTGAACGGCATCATCACGAACAAGCCCGACGTGGTGCGGAAGGCGCTGCGCGAGGACTGA
- a CDS encoding TerD family protein encodes MTVNMTKGQAISLQKNDGGTLTAVRMGLGWQAAPRRGLFGSRTREIDLDASAVLFADKQPVDVVFFRHLVSDDGSVRHTGDNLVGGAGQGGDDESILVDLARVPVHIDQIVFTVNSFTGQTFQEVQDAFCRLVDETNGQELARYTLAGGGQYTAQIMAKVHRAGAGWQMTALGTPANGRTFQDLMPAILPHL; translated from the coding sequence GTGACGGTCAACATGACCAAGGGTCAGGCCATCAGTCTGCAGAAGAACGACGGAGGCACGCTGACCGCGGTGCGCATGGGGCTCGGCTGGCAGGCCGCCCCGCGACGTGGCCTGTTCGGCTCGCGCACCCGCGAGATCGACCTCGACGCGTCCGCCGTGCTGTTCGCCGACAAGCAGCCGGTCGACGTGGTGTTCTTCCGCCACCTCGTCAGCGACGACGGCTCCGTGCGGCACACCGGTGACAACCTCGTGGGCGGTGCGGGTCAGGGCGGCGACGACGAGTCCATCCTCGTCGACCTCGCGCGCGTCCCGGTCCACATCGACCAGATCGTCTTCACCGTGAACTCGTTCACGGGCCAGACGTTCCAGGAGGTGCAGGACGCGTTCTGCCGTCTGGTCGACGAGACCAACGGCCAGGAGCTCGCCCGCTACACCCTGGCGGGTGGCGGTCAGTACACCGCGCAGATCATGGCGAAGGTCCACCGCGCGGGCGCGGGCTGGCAGATGACGGCCCTCGGCACGCCTGCCAACGGCCGTACCTTCCAGGACCTGATGCCGGCGATCCTGCCGCACCTGTAG
- the uvrB gene encoding excinuclease ABC subunit UvrB: MRPVSKIERTVAPFEVVSPYQPSGDQPAAIADLERRVLAGEKDVVLLGATGTGKSATTAWMIEKLQRPTLVMAPNKTLAAQLANEFRELLPNNAVEYFVSYYDYYQPEAYVPQSDTYIEKDSSINEEVERLRHSATNSLLTRRDVVVVASVSCIYGLGTPQEYVDRMVNLKVGDEIDRDDLLRRFVDIQYTRNDLAFTRGTFRVRGDTIEIFPVYEELAVRIEMFGDEIEALSTLHPLTGEIITDDQQLYIFPATHYVAGPERLERAANDIEKELGERLSELEKQGKLLEAQRLRMRTTYDLEMLRQIGSCSGVENYSMHFDGREPGSPPNTLLDYFPDDFLLVIDESHVTVPQIGAMYEGDASRKRTLVDHGFRLPSALDNRPLKWEEFQQRIGQAVYLSATPGKYELSRGDGFVEQIIRPTGLVDPEVVVKPTEGQIDDLVHEIRKRTEKDERVLVTTLTKKMAEDLTDYFLEMGIQVRYLHSDVDTLRRVELLRELRAGEYDVLVGINLLREGLDLPEVSLVSILDADKEGFLRSGTSLIQTIGRAARNVSGQVHMYADKITPAMEKAIEETNRRREKQVAYNTERGIDPQPLRKRINDIVAQIAREDVDTEQLLGSGYRKAKDGKSAKAPVPALGSKAAKGATSGKDKATVPTDRPAAELSGQIEEMTERMRAAAADLQFEIAARLRDEVSEMKKELRQMKEAGIA; the protein is encoded by the coding sequence ATGCGGCCCGTATCCAAGATCGAACGCACGGTGGCGCCTTTCGAGGTCGTCAGTCCCTACCAGCCCAGCGGCGACCAGCCCGCTGCCATCGCTGACCTTGAGCGGCGCGTCCTCGCAGGTGAGAAGGACGTCGTCCTCCTCGGTGCCACCGGCACCGGAAAGTCCGCGACCACCGCGTGGATGATCGAGAAGCTCCAGCGCCCCACCCTCGTGATGGCGCCGAACAAGACGCTGGCCGCCCAGCTCGCCAACGAGTTCCGCGAGCTCCTGCCGAACAACGCCGTCGAGTACTTCGTCTCGTACTACGACTACTACCAGCCCGAGGCCTACGTCCCGCAGTCGGACACCTACATCGAGAAGGACTCCTCGATCAACGAGGAGGTGGAGCGACTGCGTCACTCCGCCACCAACTCGCTGCTCACCCGGCGCGACGTCGTCGTGGTCGCCTCGGTCTCCTGCATCTACGGCCTGGGCACGCCGCAGGAGTACGTGGACCGCATGGTCAACCTCAAGGTCGGCGACGAGATCGACCGCGACGACCTGCTCCGCCGCTTCGTCGACATCCAGTACACGCGCAACGACCTGGCCTTCACACGCGGCACCTTCCGCGTCCGCGGCGACACCATCGAGATCTTCCCGGTCTACGAGGAGCTGGCCGTCCGCATCGAGATGTTCGGTGACGAGATCGAGGCCCTGTCCACGCTGCACCCGCTCACCGGCGAGATCATCACCGACGACCAGCAGCTCTACATCTTCCCGGCCACCCACTACGTGGCAGGACCCGAGCGCCTGGAGCGCGCCGCCAACGACATCGAGAAGGAACTGGGCGAACGCCTGTCCGAGCTGGAGAAGCAGGGCAAGCTCCTGGAGGCCCAGCGGCTGCGCATGCGCACGACGTACGACCTGGAGATGCTCCGCCAGATCGGCTCCTGCTCCGGCGTCGAGAACTACTCGATGCACTTCGACGGCCGCGAGCCCGGCTCCCCGCCGAACACACTGCTCGACTACTTCCCGGACGACTTCCTGCTCGTCATCGACGAGTCGCACGTCACGGTGCCCCAGATCGGCGCGATGTACGAGGGCGACGCCTCCCGCAAGCGCACCCTCGTCGACCACGGCTTCCGGCTGCCCTCCGCCCTGGACAACCGCCCCCTGAAGTGGGAGGAGTTCCAGCAGCGCATCGGACAGGCCGTCTACCTGTCGGCGACACCCGGCAAGTACGAGCTCTCGCGCGGGGACGGCTTCGTCGAACAGATCATCCGCCCCACCGGCCTCGTCGACCCCGAGGTCGTCGTCAAGCCCACCGAGGGCCAGATCGACGACCTGGTGCACGAGATCCGCAAGCGCACCGAGAAGGACGAGCGCGTCCTGGTCACCACGCTCACCAAGAAGATGGCCGAGGACCTCACCGACTACTTCCTGGAGATGGGCATCCAGGTCCGGTACCTGCACAGTGACGTCGACACCCTGCGCCGGGTCGAACTGCTGCGTGAGCTGCGCGCCGGTGAGTACGACGTCCTCGTCGGCATCAACCTCCTCAGGGAGGGCCTCGACCTGCCCGAGGTCTCCCTCGTGTCGATCCTCGACGCCGACAAGGAGGGCTTCCTGCGCTCCGGCACCTCGCTGATCCAGACCATCGGCCGCGCGGCGCGCAACGTGTCAGGCCAGGTCCACATGTACGCCGACAAGATCACCCCGGCGATGGAGAAGGCCATCGAGGAGACCAACCGCCGCCGGGAGAAGCAGGTCGCGTACAACACGGAGCGGGGCATCGACCCTCAGCCCCTCCGCAAGAGGATCAACGACATCGTGGCGCAGATCGCCCGCGAGGACGTCGACACGGAGCAGCTGCTCGGCTCGGGCTACCGCAAGGCGAAGGACGGCAAGAGCGCCAAGGCCCCCGTGCCCGCGCTGGGGTCCAAGGCGGCCAAGGGAGCCACGTCCGGCAAGGACAAGGCGACCGTGCCGACCGATCGCCCCGCGGCGGAACTCAGCGGGCAGATCGAGGAGATGACGGAGCGGATGCGCGCCGCCGCCGCGGACCTCCAGTTCGAGATCGCCGCGCGGCTGCGCGACGAGGTCTCGGAGATGAAGAAGGAGCTGCGGCAGATGAAGGAGGCCGGTATCGCCTGA
- a CDS encoding MFS transporter, producing the protein MTAVERPVAVPFDAAGLPALRRRTSAVLIASQILGGLGVATGIALAVVLAQEVAGTESLAGLAPTATVTGTAVLSVPLAALMTARGRRPGLVLAYLIGASGAGIVVAGAVMGSFPLLLVGMAGFGAASSANLQARFAAADLAEPKRRARAISNVVWATTIGAVLGPNIAAPAGRSVSGLGIPEAAGPFVWAAGVFLMSALLVAVLLRPDPLLTARALAPVEERSPAARSIRAGAAAVRASPRARLALVTVAVSHTAMVSVMSMTPLDLGHHGAGIDLIGLVISVHIAGMYAFSPLMGRLSDRFGRLSGIALAVALLACAALLAGTAGADHRQTAAGLFLLGLGWSAGLVSGSALLTDSVPQPARAAAQGLSDLTMNASAGLGGAAAGLVVAQASYGWLNAVAACLLLPLGALALLTRLGKSRP; encoded by the coding sequence GTGACCGCTGTCGAGCGGCCGGTCGCCGTGCCCTTCGACGCGGCCGGTCTGCCCGCGCTGCGGCGCCGGACCTCCGCCGTGCTCATCGCCAGTCAGATCCTCGGCGGGCTCGGCGTGGCCACGGGCATCGCGCTCGCCGTGGTCCTGGCCCAGGAGGTCGCCGGTACGGAGTCGCTCGCCGGGCTCGCGCCCACCGCGACCGTCACCGGGACGGCGGTGCTGTCGGTGCCGCTGGCCGCCCTGATGACCGCGCGCGGTCGCCGGCCGGGGCTCGTGCTGGCCTATCTCATCGGCGCGTCGGGGGCCGGGATCGTGGTGGCGGGCGCGGTCATGGGCAGCTTCCCGCTGCTGCTGGTCGGCATGGCGGGTTTCGGCGCCGCCTCGTCGGCGAATCTGCAGGCGCGGTTCGCCGCCGCCGATCTGGCCGAGCCGAAGCGACGGGCACGGGCCATCTCGAACGTCGTGTGGGCCACCACGATCGGCGCGGTCCTCGGCCCCAACATCGCCGCGCCCGCGGGCCGCAGCGTCTCCGGGCTCGGCATACCGGAGGCGGCGGGCCCCTTCGTGTGGGCGGCCGGCGTGTTCCTCATGTCCGCGCTGCTGGTCGCGGTGCTGCTGCGGCCCGATCCGCTGCTCACCGCCCGCGCGCTGGCACCGGTCGAGGAGCGGTCCCCCGCGGCGCGGTCCATCAGGGCGGGGGCGGCCGCCGTCCGGGCGTCCCCGCGTGCGCGGCTGGCTCTGGTGACGGTGGCGGTGTCGCACACGGCGATGGTCTCGGTCATGTCGATGACACCACTGGACCTCGGCCACCACGGGGCGGGCATCGATCTGATCGGGCTCGTCATCAGCGTCCACATCGCGGGGATGTATGCGTTCTCGCCCCTGATGGGAAGGCTGTCCGACCGGTTCGGGCGGCTCTCGGGGATAGCCCTCGCCGTGGCCCTGCTGGCCTGTGCGGCCCTCCTCGCGGGCACCGCCGGCGCCGACCACCGGCAGACCGCCGCCGGGCTGTTTCTGCTGGGTCTCGGCTGGTCCGCCGGTCTCGTCTCCGGCTCCGCGCTCCTGACCGACTCCGTGCCCCAGCCGGCGCGCGCCGCCGCGCAGGGGCTCTCCGACCTGACCATGAACGCCTCGGCGGGGCTCGGCGGGGCCGCCGCGGGACTCGTCGTCGCCCAGGCGAGCTACGGCTGGCTGAACGCCGTCGCCGCGTGCCTTCTCCTGCCGCTCGGCGCGCTGGCGCTGCTCACCCGGCTCGGGAAGTCCCGTCCGTGA
- a CDS encoding methylated-DNA--[protein]-cysteine S-methyltransferase, with translation MNSHGRDEQRVVWAVVDSSIGPLLLAATGEGLVCVVFHASDEVRDKTLERLASRFATEPVEAPESPLLTEAIRQFAAYFAGERRDFELPLDWSLISGFNRQVLRELASGVPYGAVVGYGDLARRVGQPGAAQAVGMAMGANPLPVVVPCHRVVERDGGIGGFGGGVETKRKLLALEGVLPEPLF, from the coding sequence ATGAACAGCCATGGGCGGGACGAGCAGCGGGTGGTGTGGGCCGTCGTCGACAGCTCCATCGGCCCGCTGCTGCTGGCGGCGACCGGCGAGGGCCTGGTCTGCGTGGTCTTCCACGCCTCGGACGAGGTGCGCGACAAGACCCTGGAGCGGCTCGCGTCGCGGTTCGCCACCGAGCCCGTCGAAGCGCCGGAGTCCCCGCTGCTGACCGAGGCGATACGTCAGTTCGCGGCGTACTTCGCGGGCGAGCGCCGCGACTTCGAGCTGCCCCTGGACTGGTCGCTGATCTCCGGCTTCAACCGCCAGGTGCTGCGCGAGCTGGCGTCCGGCGTTCCGTACGGGGCGGTGGTGGGCTACGGCGATCTGGCGCGGCGCGTCGGCCAGCCGGGGGCGGCCCAGGCGGTGGGAATGGCCATGGGAGCCAATCCGCTGCCGGTCGTCGTGCCCTGTCACCGGGTCGTGGAGAGGGACGGCGGCATCGGCGGGTTCGGAGGCGGCGTGGAGACCAAGCGGAAGCTCCTGGCACTGGAAGGGGTGCTGCCGGAGCCGTTGTTCTAG
- a CDS encoding MHYT domain-containing protein → MQGTVDGFSYGLVTPLVAYLMACLGGALGLRCTTRSMLVTRSWRPGWLALGSAAIGSGIWTMHFIAMMGFSVRETPVNYDMLMTFASLGVAIVMVGIGIFIVGYRGASGTALFTGGTITGLGVASMHYLGMAGMRLNGKLEYNTLTVAASVVIAVAAAIAALWAAGQVRGFLWSVGASLVMGLAVSGMHYTGMAALSVHLHGATSAPAGDSPASLLAPLMIGPLAFLLLAGVVVMFDPLMVMGKPDWSAAEQKPGIPAHTVHPTRRGHVPGPRSRHHDDSRTPQNW, encoded by the coding sequence ATGCAGGGCACGGTCGACGGATTCAGCTACGGACTCGTCACGCCGCTCGTGGCGTATCTGATGGCGTGTCTCGGCGGAGCGCTCGGTCTGCGCTGCACCACGAGGTCGATGCTCGTCACCCGCTCCTGGCGGCCGGGCTGGCTCGCTCTCGGCTCCGCGGCGATCGGCTCCGGCATCTGGACCATGCACTTCATCGCGATGATGGGGTTCTCCGTCCGGGAGACCCCGGTGAACTACGACATGCTGATGACCTTCGCGAGCCTCGGCGTCGCGATCGTCATGGTCGGCATCGGCATCTTCATCGTCGGATACCGGGGAGCCTCCGGAACGGCCCTGTTCACCGGGGGCACCATCACCGGACTGGGCGTCGCCTCCATGCACTACCTGGGCATGGCCGGAATGCGCCTCAACGGGAAGCTTGAGTACAACACCCTCACCGTCGCCGCCTCGGTCGTCATAGCCGTCGCCGCCGCCATCGCCGCCCTGTGGGCGGCGGGACAGGTCCGCGGCTTCCTGTGGAGCGTGGGCGCGAGCCTCGTCATGGGCCTCGCCGTCAGCGGGATGCACTACACGGGCATGGCCGCCCTCAGCGTCCATCTGCACGGCGCCACCAGCGCCCCCGCCGGGGACTCGCCCGCCTCCCTGCTGGCGCCCCTGATGATCGGCCCGCTGGCCTTCCTGCTGCTCGCCGGCGTCGTCGTGATGTTCGACCCGCTGATGGTCATGGGCAAGCCCGACTGGAGCGCCGCCGAGCAGAAGCCCGGCATCCCGGCCCACACGGTCCACCCCACCCGGCGCGGGCACGTCCCCGGCCCGCGCTCCCGCCACCACGACGATTCACGGACCCCGCAGAACTGGTGA
- a CDS encoding calcium:proton antiporter, translating into MIVRLRSLATQWTAVVPVIAIVLLALTWGRGLPGVIVALVTLVLAGAVLAAVHHAEVVAHRVGEPFGSLVLAVAVTIIEVALIVTLMADGGDKSATLARDTVFAAVMITCNGIVGLSLLVASLRHGLAVFNAEGTGAALATVATLATLSLVLPTFTTSKPGPEFSTAQLTFAALSSLVLYGMFVATQTVRHRDYFLPITRQGEVIDADDHADTPTSRTALISLGFLGVALVGVVGLAKGVSPTIESGVEAAGMPHAVVGVVIALLVLLPETIAALRSARRDRVQTSLNLALGSAMASIGLTIPAVAVASIWLSGPLVLGLSSTHMVLLTLTVVVSSLTVVPGRATPLQGGVHLVLFAAYLELAINP; encoded by the coding sequence ATGATCGTTCGGCTTCGGTCACTCGCGACGCAGTGGACGGCCGTCGTGCCCGTGATCGCGATCGTCCTGCTTGCCCTCACCTGGGGGCGTGGTCTGCCCGGCGTGATCGTGGCCCTGGTGACGCTGGTGCTGGCCGGCGCCGTGCTGGCCGCGGTCCACCACGCCGAGGTGGTCGCCCACCGGGTCGGGGAACCCTTCGGCTCACTGGTCCTCGCCGTCGCCGTCACGATCATCGAGGTGGCGCTGATCGTCACTCTCATGGCGGACGGCGGGGACAAGAGCGCCACACTGGCCCGTGACACCGTTTTCGCGGCCGTGATGATCACCTGCAACGGCATCGTCGGCCTGAGCCTGCTCGTCGCCTCCCTGCGGCACGGCCTGGCCGTCTTCAACGCGGAGGGCACCGGCGCCGCCCTCGCGACCGTGGCGACCCTGGCGACGCTCAGCCTGGTGCTGCCGACCTTCACCACCAGCAAGCCGGGGCCGGAGTTCTCCACGGCCCAGCTCACCTTCGCCGCGCTTTCGTCGCTCGTCCTGTACGGCATGTTCGTGGCCACACAGACCGTGCGGCACCGCGACTACTTCCTGCCGATCACCCGGCAGGGGGAGGTGATCGACGCGGACGACCACGCCGACACCCCGACCTCCAGGACCGCCCTGATCAGTCTGGGCTTTCTCGGCGTGGCGCTCGTCGGCGTGGTCGGACTCGCCAAGGGCGTCTCGCCCACCATCGAGTCCGGCGTGGAGGCGGCCGGGATGCCGCACGCCGTGGTCGGCGTGGTCATCGCTCTGCTCGTGCTGCTCCCCGAGACGATCGCCGCGCTGCGGTCCGCCCGACGAGACCGGGTGCAGACCAGTCTGAACCTCGCTCTCGGCTCGGCGATGGCGAGCATCGGCCTGACCATCCCGGCCGTGGCGGTCGCGTCCATCTGGCTCTCCGGCCCTCTCGTTCTCGGCCTGAGCTCGACCCATATGGTGCTGCTCACGCTGACCGTGGTGGTCAGCTCGCTCACGGTGGTCCCCGGCCGGGCGACCCCGCTGCAGGGCGGGGTGCATCTGGTGCTGTTCGCGGCGTATCTGGAGCTTGCGATCAATCCGTAG